ACGGTGGAATCATCCAAAAAGTTAGGCCTTAGGGAAACCAAGGCCTTCTGAAAACCATTTTTCATTTTTGAACGGGAAAAAAAGTCAAGCTTTTACACGAGACAAGTTTTCCAAAATTTTTAGATTTTAAGGCTTGTGCATTCAAAGCCACTCCGGTTTTGGAATGACCGCACGCACAATTTCCAGCCCAGTATATCATCTAAGATAAACTACCTCCTGGTTCGAAGGCGATGAGAAGACAATTGTCTTGGTCTAAATAGGTTAGGTGCATTCAAAGCCATCCCGGTTGTGGGACTACCGTATGGGCAATTGCCAACCCCGTAAACATACCATGTGGTTCGATGGCGATGGGAAGACAATTACCGTGGGTGGAAGTTTGGTTGCCATCCACTGCTAGTCTGGTTGTGCCTAGCGGCAAGGAACAAGTGCCAAACCATAAAGAAATCACTCCGGTGCTGAAGGAGTAAGATGAGAATGACACAGGAAAGTGGTTTGGATTTTCCCTACCAAACCTATTTTCgggttgaaagttcaagactttttcTTCCTTCGGTACCATCACAACATGAAAGGATGTTTGGCATAAAATGactagggatggcacccgcgggtgacggacacgggttctatatacccgcgactCGCCCATCGGGTTTTTCCTTTTGCACGTTGAAACCCGTTACCCGCCCACGGGTAAAAACAtttcgcccatgcccgtgacccgcgggtaacccgcgggtaataataaaatacaattttttattagaaaatctaaataattttattaaatataaaatcatatgtacaaactatatgtataatgacgtgaaaattaagttttttacttgtatataatattatatttttaatcattatttaaatactagtaaaatagcttttaaatttaataattgtaagtatttATTCGTGTGTAAATtaagaaaagtctcatgtattcacgggtcgggttttacccgcgacgggtagtacatacccgcgacccgcccgcgacCTGTCGGCGGGTATAAATTTTTACCTGTACCCGTGCTCGCGGgtaagatttaatgattttacccgcccatcgcggatcgggtacccgcgggtTACGGGTTTTTTCTTGCCCATTGACATCCCTAAAAATGACATGGATTAGAAAGGTCCCATGTCAAGTAGATCACAACTCGGAAGACTTGATTTCCTTAAATGGGTGGACTTGATCACCTTAAAGTGTTAAATTTTGAAACTTTAAACACGTAGTTTTAGAATATTGTATGGTACAACGATTTAGAGCACATTAGATTATAGTGTATGGATAAACTATGGTGGTGTAAGAATCATcagtagattatatatatatatatacttccttCGTGTCAGAAAACTGTTTGGTTTGACTTTTTATTGAATTTAAGATATATTATTGAATTATCTAATTTGTCATTTAATAAATgagatattttaattaatattaaaatagttGACACATTTAAATTACATTCCCAATAATAAAAATGGCTTTAATGGAACTTAGATGAGTTTCTGTGATTATTAATAGTAGTGAACAATTATTTTGGGACAAGCAAAAATAGTAAATTGGACAGTTTTTTTAGAAGGAGGGAGTAAAATATATGTAATAGTGGAGTAGAGGTATTACATATTCGGTTTGAATCGAATCGAATGAAAATTGAAAAAACCCAAATTTAACTTGAATTCGATTCATAGTTCGAATTAGTTTATTGAATTCGATTAAACCGAAAACTAAATATAAAACTGAATTCAACTAATAGTAttgatatttttaattatatagAGATTACAGATCGATTAAAGAATCAAAAGTCGATTCCAAATCGATTTTATGTTTATTTTTGTTGAattatgatttatttattttttgatttttggtTCAATCGAAACAAACCCTAATTCAAAGTCGTTTTTTGAGTTGGCTTTTGTGTTTGCTCTCAACAGTTTTAAAGCCAAACAAATTCaataaaataaaatgaaaattGAATTAATGAACAGTGTTCGAGTACTtgcttttaaaaaataaaaaatggatTCACTACCGAATACTAACTTTAAAGGATttaatttgaaaataataataagaaaaatcgGTAAGCGGGTTCCTTTTGCTAGCCTAGAAACGGGCTTCTCTTCATCTGTTCAACACAGTTTTCCTGAAACTTATTCCTTCTTGTCATGAATCGGTAATTGGTTCATTTCATAAAAGTTGAAGGAAAGCTAGTCAAGTCGGGGAATAAGAGCAGGAAGGCTTCAATCAGTAAGTCGGTTCATGTCAACTATTCAACATGGTTTTCGTAAAGCTTATTCCTTGTTTAGTTGGTCGTTTATTGTTTCTATTTGGTTTTCGACATAGCTTACATTTAGATAGCGATTAGCCTGGTTTGATTAATTTAGGCTTATTAGTTATGAAGCTTGCCTTTTTAGTTGTATTATGGCATGATTTTGTGCTTTCTTCTTTGAAGATTGCATTTGTTTATATAAGTAGTTGCATTTCACGAAAAAATGTAGAAAAATTGGACTTCAATGTAGATTAGTAATGAAGTCATGATTGCTTTGAAGGAAAGTTGAGGTTTTGAAGTACGTGCAATATGGGATGTTAGGGTGTTGAAGGACAAAGTCACGTAACCACGTTTTGACTTTTGCTATTATCAATTTTGACCTTTGACTACGCCAAAAGACTTTCTTCCCCTCTCCCACTAAATTACTGAGTAAGAGTgtgtttggacaaaattaactatgGAGTAAAAGTgtgtttggacaaaattaactgctAGTTAAAGTTTaagttaaaacttatattttaagttagaatataaaatttatattttataaatgtcaaAATTAACTGGTAGTTAAAGTTTaagttaaaacttatattttaagttagaatataaaatttatattttataattgttCAATAAATTTAATTGAAATTTATACACATAAATTGACATATAAGCAttacattatatgtatatacatataccgaTGATGATATAAATATAAGGGataaaacccccctcccctttacTCCCCCAAACGATATGGAAAATGTGTCATGGGTGGAACTTCATGAtagagatgaaattgtgtttttaatatgtagtcaaCGAGGGTTGAACTCacaacctcccctaaaggaggcatgcCACCAACCGCTGAACCACATCACAATTTTCACGTAGTATAATTTCTATATAGTGTTAAACGTTGGATATTTACATTACATTACACTTTACACTCCGTATTATTTTAAAGCATAAAGATCTTGTTACTATGATTAAACTCGGTTACGTAATTAAAATTACATAATAACTAAGCAAACAAAATAGAAGGCACTGAAAATATCGAAGATCCAAAATTTAAGTTAAGGAGTGATACGTAAATAATAAATTATGGAATATTTATTAAATTCCAACTTTAAGAATATTTGTGAATTTTTGGACGTAAACCCCCTTAAAATAGGCTTCTATTACTTGTAATTATTCAAAACACAAAATCATGAATTTTAGGTCACTTTTGTCTTCTATACAAAAGCTTACCTTGATTATTATGTCCTTTTTTGTATTTGAAAAATTATAATTATCATGTTTGTATATAATAGGTTTTATTTGGAAACAATTAAAAAGGTTTTGTGATAGATATTCAACATATTTTATGCCATTCTAAAGGTTTATTATAAAAGTAAGTCTCAAAGTTGCTTtctaaactagtgaaatgacccgtgaatcacgggtttgtttaaacgaaacaatttaataacatgttttaggtattaagtgaatgtaacgtaattaatttcgtaaaaagattccatatttgaatattaataatataataattataattattatattaaaagtaaataataataataaataataattattagtaataataaatgccttttaatttttttttaaattaaaattacaatttagtagagattagtattttttttttataaaagatttcgtattatttttttaatacaattaataaataattatgacatcatcattaaataattagcttaatgatgttatcattattttaaagttttatatGACTATATCGATGGTACGTTTTATTACCAGTACTAGTCTAACGTATATAATCAATCACCTTTTATCAAATATTTTTTTCTTCTAATATTTATACGGAGTATTTTAAATACCATGAGGTGGTAGCTGAGTTACGATTCGGATTTTTTCACCAAGTAGAGAAGTCGGGAGTTCGAATCGTAGCTTGAATGCAGATTCTCATCTTGAGATTAATCCGTTTACAGTACTTACTTTTTAGATACGGAGTATATATGATAAAAGTCAAGAAATTCATAATTTTGCCAAGCtggatttttttatttaaaaaatctGTAATAATCCCACCCTCCACATATCTCTCATCCTCTCCCCTACTATAAATACGACCTTGACCCCTTGCTTTCACCATCCATCACACTATGAATACTCCATCACTTTAAACATTTCATAGCTCTTTATTTTATATAAACAGCCACACACAAACATATGTTTATTTAGATATATCTGAATACCTACATGTATGGCCATGATGGTGATATGTGTTCATAACAAGAAAAATAAGAGCGGGAAAAATCTGTAAAGCTCAGGAGGGATAGCGCCCGCTATCTGTACATTAAGTACATACGAAATTAGTTTACGTGGCGCTATCTATCCTGAGCCTCACGGCTTTTTCTTGCTAACTCAGTGTTCATAAAAGTCACAAAAGACGTTTTCAACATGTTGCATACATGGTATGGTATGATTCTAAATCCCAATGTGTAGCTATGTGAATCTTTTATTGTATATTAATACTTTAAATAAATATTGTACTATATAATAATTCTGATTCGTAATTACATTACATTCTATGAAGATAAGCGCCCCTAAAATCTAATGCGTTGTTTTTGTTTAAGGAGGAATAATTAGTAACAGTAAGTCAATAAAAGCTACGTAGTATCTGAAACCTTAGATATATTTTTTGTCACTAAAGTCCAAaacgtagatatatatatatatatatatatatatatatatatatatatatatatatatatatatatatatatatatatatatatatatatatatatatatatatatatatatattaaataaataaataaataattattgaaattATTGTACCAAAATTTGTGTTGCAGAGTTTTTAATGTAAAAATAAATGTTGACTCCTTTTTTAACTTCGGTTTCGTCACGTCTACTTCATCAATCATTATTAAAATTGTCAGTTCAATGCATccctatttttatatttttgtcagttaattaatattattaattttaacctTTATATCGTACTaaaattattactccgtataattttgATTTATCTACTTATGAGAGATCTTAATTTTGTATTTGTATACAAAATTTTAATAGTTACTGTATTTTTTTTTCCAAGACGAATACTTATTATTTGTAGTAGATAAAAATAACATCGTTGTGACACTATTATTTGGATACCATTCTATGCTGTATGTTGTAGTGTTGTTGTACAGTTATAAAATGGGCCATAAGTTGATCATAGGTGATTGGGCTCTTAGCTACAGATGTTGGGCCAACTTTATGGGCTTCGTAGATGCATATTGAAAACGTATAAAAAGGTAACTAATTGACTAAACGTTACATTTGTTAATCAAATGTATTCAAATACTTGCAATTTGTAACAAGAAACAGcataaaaaaacaaaacaaaaacattGATAATTCCTCCTCAATGAGACATTAAAAAGAATTAATCAACACAAATCTTCAACAACTTCAAACATCAATATAATTCTTCAGTAGCAAACGAAATGTTTCGAATCAAGGATATTAGCAACGAGGGAGATCAACAGGAGCAGGTAGAAGCGTTTGAGATGGTCCGACTCCGTTTTCAACAATAAACGCCATTGCGAAACCCCAAACAAGATGAGTATCAATATGACAATGCATCAACCAAACTCCTGTTGCATTTAAAATGTGTATATAATATGTGGTTAGAATGTAGATTTTATTGTAATTTTCTATTGCATTGTTCTAACAACAGCCTGTCATTAGGGTGCAAAAAAACACTTGTACTATTTAATACTCTTAACCGCTACATAAAAGTAATTGTTTACTGCTTTGTACAACACATTAATGATCCTTAATGATAGCCCTAAAGGTTGTCGTTAAAAAAAATAATCTTTTTTTATAAACACAGATGCGCTTGAATTAAGACTTAAACCCTTAACCTCTTCAATAATGGGCCACCAACGTACTGCCCGTTCAAACGGtttaaaaaataatataataaagatTTTATTAAAATAGAATTTACCAGGATTATCAGCAACAAACCGAATGGCGGCCCAACCACCAACTGGGACGTCGATTGTGTTCCTTTGTGGTGGATCGACTAGATTGAAGCTCGAACTGTCTCTAGACGGATTAAAGTTACCAAAACCTTGTCCAACAACGTAAAAATGGTACCCGTGTAAATGAACAGGATGATCTTCAGTCGAAAAAATAGATGTATCTTGTAACACAATTTGAACATTAGCCCCAAATTTCAAATTGTACAGTTTTGTCCCCCGCACGGGCTGCCATAGCCCACGTGGGACATTACCTGTATAATCAAATTTAACCGGTGGTGTTGGCGGGAAATCAGTAGTGTAAATATTAGGAATATTATTTGTGTACGCTTGAAGTAACGAAGCTTGTGTAGGAAGAACGAACGACACGTTATTCATACTAGCACCAAATCGTGTGTTATTCGGTCCTTGACATCTTGGTCCGGGTGAACAGTTAAAAAACCCGAACCCCACTGCAAAAAGTAGGTTTTCGTCTAGTTTTGTTGGCACTTTGACTTTTTCAAGACTTTTCATTTGGTTTGTGAAAGCGGTGACGGTGTTGGTGTCGTTGTAGGCAGGAAGTTGCGGTAAAATGGGTTGTGAAGTGGCGGATTTGTACTCAAGAATGGCGGTGGTTGTTGTATTGTCGAACGGAGCGTTTTGAGCAGTAGCGTAAGCTCGTGCAGCCATGTAGTATCGGGCGGGTTTTTGATTGGCTGTTAGGAGGACGTCCGTTGTCTGACCCGGGCCCACCATGATGATGTCAGTGGCGAATGGTTTAGTGTAGACTGCGTCAGTTGCAACCACGGTTAGCTTGTGGTTTGCGACTTTGAAGAACAGTTGTTGATTGAGTGCAGCGTTGATGACTCGTAGGAGTATCGTGTCACCGGGGCCCACTGAATATCTTACCGTACCTGCGTTGTTGAGCACATAATACACAcacgggtcaaatgggtcaaataaCTCTTTTTACCTAAAACGGGTCACATGGGTCAAACACGTTGAAAGTTATCAAAAGTAATTGCATTGATCTATTCAatgatttatattaatatcataatgAATGATACTAATTATCTTTTTTATCATGATCAATTCATTAAACATAAAATGGACAAAAAAAATGTTTGAGGGTCAATACAACTcaacccgacccgacccgacccgtttCAGTCTGACCGAGTTGTCATATCTAGATCAAACAGTCTGACCTTGTTTAGAACATTTGAATAGATCACCGGGTTGACCATTGATGGTGAATGCGTCAGAAATATTAGGCGCCGCACCACTGAACAACGCTTGTTGTAGGACGCTAATAATATCCCGATTCCACCATTCCCCTGTAGCGAATATAGTCACATGATTAGTAACATTTTAtgaaaattaaaatacaaaatgAAGGTAGAAatagatattaatatgaatatgaatatataccTAAAAGAATAGGGAGTTCTTGCTTTGGTTTAGGGAAAGGGTACGAAAAACCCAACTTAGGACGAATAACAAGTGCACCATAGATCGTGGCCCTTAGCCATCGACTGTGAGCGTGCCACCACAATGTGCCCTCCTGGTCTTGTATGATGAACCTGTACGTGTACGTGCCACCTGGCATGATTGGACACTGAGTCACGTACTCAGGTCCATCAGCCCAAGGGTTTTGCATCTGTCTAAGCCCATGCCTAAAGCGTCAAGTACCAAAAATGTCAAAGTATCAAAATACACACGTTATAAACAAATATAATAAGCCCGCGGGCTAAGAAAATTTGCGCTAGGGTTCATAAAATGAAAACAAAGGTGTGAACGAAGGAAGTAATGTACCAATGAATGGTGACGTTATAACGAGCTTTGTTGGTGACTGTGACGCTAATAGCATCTCCATTTCGCACGTCCAAAGTGGGCCCAGGAAACTGCCCATTGACTGTTATTATGGTATGTGATTTGCATAGCCTTGTTACAGTTTTTTCTTGGACCTGTTAGTAGTATATTAGTTAACATAGTCAACAAAAACCAGCAGAATAACAAAGAAAACAAATCAAAGAACAATTTATAAATTGTAAATTTGTCCCAAACCATCACATATTAGAAAGTCTAGTGTCATTTTTTTGTTAAAAAAACATATCTTTACACTAAAAGCAAAGTGAAAACAGTAAGTAAACAAAGTAAACAGAACCAAAATCCATAATTACACTTAGGTTTGATCATaagtaaacataaaaataaaattgGAACATACATTGAACTCATAATGAGTTTCTGGATTAGCATTTGTTATGGATACAAATGTTAATAGAATAGCAAGTAAAGTGGCATTGAAGATGAGGTTGAAATGTTTGTTTTCCAAGTGAGACTTCATTGTGTCTTTAAGTGTGGTTTATGTTGTTAAAAATGATGGTGTATTTATAGTAAGATAAAAGAGGGATTAGGTTGTGATTTATGACTAATGACTTATGAAATTGTCAAGCTAAAAAAGATTCGTGAAATTTAGTCCAACTACAAGAGGGTTTTGGTGCAACCACTAACTAGAAatcaattattttattttttacatttGAAAGTTAATCTGGTACGAATGATCTTGACAATTTCAAACCCGAATTAATTTGTTTGATGAATTTTATATTGATGAGATGGCATAGTGGTTAGCAATCTTGATATTTTCATAAGAGGTCTGGTCGGTCGTCTGGAGTTCAACTTCACTAATAGCACATCTTAGTGTGTTCATTAAAATGGTTAGAAAGAGTTGCAGAATAAACCGGTTAGGTCGCGTACATCATAGTAGAAACACTTCCTAAACCTCAAccgttaaattttataaaatcgaATGAATCACATTTGTGGAAATTAAGCTCGGTTACCAATTGTTAATTTAcatatttagtaataattcattctTATTTTCAATAGTATGAAAGTGTGGTTCATTGTTTTGACTGGATGACATGTAAAATTATTACAGCTTAGAAAAGTTGCAACAACATATACAATATCCTAAGAACACCACATATGCTAAAAGAAACAGTAGGTATCATAAGAATACCAAGGGTGATGACCGACTGTTTTTCACTTAATTTCGAGTTGAACTGATCAATGAAGTACTTCATAAGAAATTACATCTGAAACAGTGTTAAAGTGACAACTATGGACTAATTTTCTACTTAATATTCGAGTTGAACTGATCAATGAGGAAGAAAGTATCATAAGAACACCAAGGGTGATGACCGAGTATATTATAATGTTTTGAGAGACCAATGTTGTTAACGTCAACAATGATGACTAAATGTTGAATTTGCAAATATGAAAAGTAATATATCTACTTTTGTTAGTTGACTTACTTTATTTCTCTACCTAAACAATATCAAACTTAAAAGTTAAAACTGCCATGTGTAGCATAAAAACAAACAGAAAATGTAGTCGTATCCTTTTATAAAGCTATAATTGATGACTTTATTCACTCTTATCTAtattttctattaaaattctacaataatttcattattaagctaatttttttaagaaaaaatcaaaaagaaaaagaaaaaaatataagcccttaaggtgatgtcattaatctaattaata
This genomic stretch from Rutidosis leptorrhynchoides isolate AG116_Rl617_1_P2 chromosome 11, CSIRO_AGI_Rlap_v1, whole genome shotgun sequence harbors:
- the LOC139877356 gene encoding laccase-3-like, producing MQNPWADGPEYVTQCPIMPGGTYTYRFIIQDQEGTLWWHAHSRWLRATIYGALVIRPKLGFSYPFPKPKQELPILLGEWWNRDIISVLQQALFSGAAPNISDAFTINGQPGDLFKCSKQGTVRYSVGPGDTILLRVINAALNQQLFFKVANHKLTVVATDAVYTKPFATDIIMVGPGQTTDVLLTANQKPARYYMAARAYATAQNAPFDNTTTTAILEYKSATSQPILPQLPAYNDTNTVTAFTNQMKSLEKVKVPTKLDENLLFAVGFGFFNCSPGPRCQGPNNTRFGASMNNVSFVLPTQASLLQAYTNNIPNIYTTDFPPTPPVKFDYTGNVPRGLWQPVRGTKLYNLKFGANVQIVLQDTSIFSTEDHPVHLHGYHFYVVGQGFGNFNPSRDSSSFNLVDPPQRNTIDVPVGGWAAIRFVADNPGVWLMHCHIDTHLVWGFAMAFIVENGVGPSQTLLPAPVDLPRC